A portion of the Tiliqua scincoides isolate rTilSci1 chromosome 3, rTilSci1.hap2, whole genome shotgun sequence genome contains these proteins:
- the RBM11 gene encoding splicing regulator RBM11: MATPGRGDEADRTLFVGNLDSRVQEEILYELFLQAGPVTKVTICKDKDGKPKTFGFACFKHTESVPYAIALLNGIRLYGRPIKVQYRFGSSHCPELSSHCQNMENNADIQSLTYRNLELYGTSPLPVSPFQVNGSPPQGYSAFQNMMTYFLAQQYTPYPMGQQFPCYQMMTPPPPPFPRFPLSSYPNPGQTTFDYMYPEPKSHTLHLVNESRPKRKRHQETSDSDSSIENDRKKTKRK; the protein is encoded by the exons ATGGCAACCCCGGGGAGGGGAGACGAGGCGGACCGGACCCTTTTCGTGGGCAACCTGGACAGCCGCGTGCAAGAGGAGATTCTCTACGAGCTCTTTCTGCAG GCTGGACCGGTAACCAAAGTGACCATATGCAAGGACAAAGATGGAAAACCCAAGACTTTTGGATTTGCCTGCTTTAAACACACAGAGTCAGTGCCTTATGCTATAGCTTTGCTGAATGGGATTCGTTTATATGGAAGACCAATTAAAGTGCAGTATCGGTTTG GAAGTTCCCACTGTCCAGAGTTAAGCAGTCATTGCCAGAATATGGAAAACAATGCTGATATACAGTCGTTGACATACAG GAATTTAGAACTTTATGGTACTTCTCCATTACCTGTTAGTCCTTTTCAGGTGAACGGTAGTCCACCTCAGGGATACTCTGCCTTTCAAAACATG ATGACATATTTCTTAGCACAGCAATATACTCCATATCCAATGGGACAACAGTTTCCTTGCTATCAGATGATGACGCCACCTCCGCCACCTTTTCCACGTTTCCCCTTATCATCCTATCCAAATCCTGGACAAACCACTTTTGACTACATGTACCCAGAACCAAAGAGCCACACGCTGCATCTGGTTAATGAAAGCAGACCTAAAAGGAAAAGACATCAAGAAACTAGTGATAGTGACAGTAGCATAGAAAATGACAGgaagaaaacaaagagaaaatga